In Corylus avellana chromosome ca2, CavTom2PMs-1.0, the following proteins share a genomic window:
- the LOC132170259 gene encoding protein TIME FOR COFFEE-like isoform X2, with protein sequence MDRSREAKRSSSMATTNGLPRRRQRSTSLRDSPEEGQVELQETVRLRDRASKRDRDRELLKSRSKRRRGPNREGGEESTEESVGEEEEEEEDEEEEFQVSDNHRRNFPPARGSRQWKVADKMIGVPVPRKARSASAKRPHESCVSGNGGVGEEPAKPSPEVRSPSSSNVSVRKKMKSGEGPPPRTRPSKASKSISEDIEIEIAEFLFGLKKQSQSNKTQESNGNELEPEDTKGSAHDSRTSLSSPQSDPAFGVGAVEISSIAAKAEKVESEQQPEKMDTSSPRASSHESMESQHEATLKREDSKPSGIEDEKPILAPPCAESDVLFDHLQNSTARTKADPALPEAGRSKQEEKFEIDLMALPMAASPDREGNGFTDSISDPKAPVKEEEKVERFVKEVVVEEPEEEKKKEKKRRRRETIGEKRELPKLELEKPNQESGSGVRSTNKSQQQQQQWQESQAKASIPKVENTCQSGLTPLPIAATGWPSGLPPLGCMPPYQTVMPIEGNTPSTASSQPPQFLLSRPRPKRCTTHHYIARCIQLHQQFSKMNNIWPVPAATAALGGAKTSKLNVMPSAEKVIVANPFQGSFPSVNLNAVQEKGQAGTNFPSHIGKDKGSEAFNLMDTAQRNPLVFQQAPQAVTAGSSMHGPAFMFPMSQHPPAAVANQSGLSKPSNPAKNVSLPSNSATGPPGSSSALPAVTTAVSFNYPNFPPNETPYMAILQNNVYPFPISTPIGTTSALRGSTPAQTMPFLNGSFYSPQMFHLSQLQQLQQQQPHSQPQVQACHQNTSTSSGSSSSHKQPRGAQAGGNNLLASASMHLQQPHKQHVLPSNQSRKLEVEITAENPPSVADGQSSHAKESVYRQKNFTVPVQPLNFRLMPSAGLSGSSGGNHGEKQQQQQQHGLKGAVELFPSPAFAMSFADFNGNKTAFSGNNMVSTLNFSSLPQNPVIFQSLPDMAQLGYQVTPAPQAAQQKSHQVSEGKSGGGSNTPNDAKKATSGKPSTTTGQTLVFDNSAKTLSFMSSTGNWPPRYVTSTALMANGPLAGNTSNSQQQQLLQLQVQQHHMLPQQQPVVATATLTRSKAPTTNNNLSSSSTVAKFPNNPPVYSQALIQGNGSVQTSQSKNTGRNPSSLKNMPQQQGRAPPGHTQISFGGDPKSALAPHVQQIVTNNHHSSSTSVAGTPTAGNSRTNATGGGKAGASVNTLQSQQTENSSTRAGQKSSPVCGRNVPSILSTCPNHLPELKY encoded by the exons GGCAGTGGAAGGTCGCCGACAAGATGATCGGCGTCCCGGTTCCGAGAAAGGCTCGCTCGG CTTCCGCGAAAAGACCTCACGAGAGCTGTGTTTCTGGAAATGGTGGAGTCGGAGAAGAGCCGGCGAAGCCAAGCCCGGAGGTCCGGTCTCCTTCGTCGTCGAACGTCTCAGTTAGGAAAAAGATG AAATCAGGAGAAGGACCACCGCCGAGGACTCGGCCATCGAAGGCCTCCAAGAGCATTTCGGAGGATATTGAGATCGAGATTGCGGAGTTTCTCTTTGGGCTCAAGAAGCAGTCCCAGAGCAACAAGACGCAAGAAAGCAATGGAAACGAGCTCGAGCCCGAAGACACAAAAGGCTCCGCTCATGACTCAAGGACTTCGCTTTCTTCACCACAGTCTGATCCCGCGTTTGGCGTTG GTGCGGTTGAGATAAGTTCAATTGCAGCAAAAGCAGAGAAAGTTGAAAGCGAACAACAGCCGGAAAAAATGGACACTAGTTCACCAAGAGCAAGTTCTCATGAGTCAATGGAATCACAGCACGAGGCAACACTAAAGCGGGAGGATTCAAAACCGTCGGGCATCGAAGACGAAAAGCCCATCTTGGCTCCTCCATGTGCTGAATCGGATGTTCTTTTTGACCATCTTCAAAATTCGACAGCGAGGACAAAAGC AGACCCAGCTCTTCCAGAGGCTGGAAGAAGCAAGCAAGAGGAGAAGTTTGAGATCGATCTGATG GCTCTTCCTATGGCGGCGTCTCCAGATAGGGAAGGCAATGGCTTCACCGATTCGATATCGGATCCTAAAGCTCCTgttaaggaagaagaaaaggtaGAGAGATTTGTTAAGGAGGTAGTGGTAGAAGAACCtgaagaggagaagaagaaggagaagaagaggaggaggagggagacAATTGGAGAGAAGCGCGAGTTGCCTAAGCTTGAATTGGAGAAGCCAAATCAAGAGAGTGGCAGTGGTGTTCGTAGTACTAATAAGtcacaacaacaacagcagcagTGGCAGGAGAGCCAAGCTAAAGCTAGCATTCCCAAAGTAGAAAACACCT GTCAATCTGGCTTGACGCCTTTGCCAATTGCTGCAACTGGCTGGCCGAGTGGTCTTCCTCCACTGGG ATGCATGCCACCCTATCAGACAGTTATGCCGATAGAGGGGAATACCCCTTCGACTGCATCGTCACAG CCTCCGCAGTTCCTTCTCTCTCGACCTCGGCCAAAGAGATGTACAACCCACCATTACATTGCTCGCTGCATTCAGTTGCACCAGCAATTTTCGAAGATGAACAATATCTGGCCAGTGCCTGCTGCTACTGCTGCTCTAGGCGGGGCCAAGACAAGCAAACTCAATGTCATGCCTTCTGCTGAAAAAGTGATTGTTGCAAACCCATTCCAAGGAAGCTTTCCAAGCGTGAATCTTAATGCCGTACAGGAAAAAGGGCAGGCTGGAACAAATTTTCCAAGTCATATTGGGAAAGACAAAGGGTCTGAGGCCTTCAACTTGATGGATACAGCACAGAGAAATCCGCTTGTGTTTCAGCAAGCTCCACAGGCAGTCACTGCTGGTAGTTCAATG CATGGCCCTGCTTTCATGTTCCCTATGAGCCAGCATCCACCAGCAGCAGTAGCTAATCAATCTGGGCTTTCTAAACCCTCCAATCCTGCAAAAAATGTGTCATTGCCTAGTAATTCAGCTACTGGACCTCCGGGGAGCTCTTCAGCGCTGCCAGCAGTAACGACAGCTGTGAGCTTTAATTATCCAAATTTTCCACCCAACGAAACTCCATACATGGCAATATTACAGAACAACGTTTACCCATTCCCTATTTCAACTCCTATTGGAACAACATCAGCACTTAGAGGAAGCACACCTGCTCAGACTATGCCTTTCTTAAATGGGTCTTTCTATTCACCTCAAATGTTCCATCTGTCTCAGCTTCAGCAGCTTCAGCAGCAACAGCCCCACTCGCAGCCTCAGGTCCAAGCATGTCATCAGAATACGAGTACTTCAAGTGGTTCATCATCATCCCACAAGCAACCACGAGGGGCCCAAGCTGGGGGAAATAATCTTTTGGCCTCAGCTAGTATGCACTTACAGCAACCACATAAGCAGCATGTGCTACCATCCAATCAATCTCGCAAGCTTGAGGTTGAGATAACTGCAGAGAATCCTCCATCTGTTGCTGATGGCCAATCCTCTCATGCCAAAGAAAGTGTTTATAGGCAGAAGAATTTCACAGTTCCAGTTCAGCCCCTAAATTTTAGGTTGATGCCATCTGCAGGATTGTCTGGCAGTAGTGGAGGAAATCATGGTgagaagcagcagcagcagcagcagcatgGTTTAAAGGGTGCGGTTGAGCTCTTCCCTTCTCCAGCATTTGCCATGTCCTTTGCGGACTTCAACGGAAACAAGACAGCATTTAGTGGAAACAACATGGTTTCAACCCTGAACTTCTCATCCCTACCGCAAAATCCAGTAATATTTCAAAGCCTCCCAGATATGGCTCAGCTAGGTTACCAAGTTACACCTGCACCTCAAGCTGCACAGCAGAAGAGTCACCAGGTTTCTGAGGGGAAGAGTGGAGGTGGTTCGAACACTCCAAACGATGCAAAGAAAGCCACTTCAGGAAAGCCTTCGACAACTACAGGGCAGACCCTTGTTTTTGATAATTCAGCCAAAACTCTTAGCTTTATGTCATCGACAGGAAACTGGCCACCTCGATATGTCACCTCTACTGCACTAATGGCAAATGGTCCCCTTGCTGGTAATACTTCAAATTCTCAACAACAGCAGCTGCTTCAGCTTCAAGTTCAGCAGCACCATATGCTGCCACAGCAGCAGCCTGTTGTGGCGACGGCGACTCTGACTCGAAGTAAAGCGCCAACAACTAACAATAACCTGTCTTCCTCTTCCACTGTTGCCAAGTTTCCAAACAATCCCCCTGTTTACTCGCAAGCTCTAATCCAAGGCAACGGTTCTGTCCAAACTTCTCAGTCAAAAAATACAGGAAGAAACCCGTCTTCCCTCAAGAATATGCCCCAGCAACAAGGCAGAGCTCCACCAGGCCATACCCAGATATCTTTTGGAGGAGATCCGAAGTCAGCATTAGCCCCTCATGTGCAACAAATAGTCACTAATAACCACCATTCTTCATCTACTTCAGTTGCAGGGACTCCAACTGCTGGCAACTCGAGAACAAATGCCACTGGCGGCGGGAAAGCGGGCGCGTCGGTTAATACACTGCAATCCCAACAAACTGAGAATTCCTCAACCAGAGCCGGCCAGAAATCCTCCCCAGTTTGTGGGAGGAATGTACCTTCAATATTAAGTACGTGCCCGAACCACCTACCTGAACTCAAGTATTAG
- the LOC132170259 gene encoding protein TIME FOR COFFEE-like isoform X1 — protein MDRSREAKRSSSMATTNGLPRRRQRSTSLRDSPEEGQVELQETVRLRDRASKRDRDRELLKSRSKRRRGPNREGGEESTEESVGEEEEEEEDEEEEFQVSDNHRRNFPPARGSRQWKVADKMIGVPVPRKARSASAKRPHESCVSGNGGVGEEPAKPSPEVRSPSSSNVSVRKKMKSGEGPPPRTRPSKASKSISEDIEIEIAEFLFGLKKQSQSNKTQESNGNELEPEDTKGSAHDSRTSLSSPQSDPAFGVGAVEISSIAAKAEKVESEQQPEKMDTSSPRASSHESMESQHEATLKREDSKPSGIEDEKPILAPPCAESDVLFDHLQNSTARTKADPALPEAGRSKQEEKFEIDLMTASQQALPMAASPDREGNGFTDSISDPKAPVKEEEKVERFVKEVVVEEPEEEKKKEKKRRRRETIGEKRELPKLELEKPNQESGSGVRSTNKSQQQQQQWQESQAKASIPKVENTCQSGLTPLPIAATGWPSGLPPLGCMPPYQTVMPIEGNTPSTASSQPPQFLLSRPRPKRCTTHHYIARCIQLHQQFSKMNNIWPVPAATAALGGAKTSKLNVMPSAEKVIVANPFQGSFPSVNLNAVQEKGQAGTNFPSHIGKDKGSEAFNLMDTAQRNPLVFQQAPQAVTAGSSMHGPAFMFPMSQHPPAAVANQSGLSKPSNPAKNVSLPSNSATGPPGSSSALPAVTTAVSFNYPNFPPNETPYMAILQNNVYPFPISTPIGTTSALRGSTPAQTMPFLNGSFYSPQMFHLSQLQQLQQQQPHSQPQVQACHQNTSTSSGSSSSHKQPRGAQAGGNNLLASASMHLQQPHKQHVLPSNQSRKLEVEITAENPPSVADGQSSHAKESVYRQKNFTVPVQPLNFRLMPSAGLSGSSGGNHGEKQQQQQQHGLKGAVELFPSPAFAMSFADFNGNKTAFSGNNMVSTLNFSSLPQNPVIFQSLPDMAQLGYQVTPAPQAAQQKSHQVSEGKSGGGSNTPNDAKKATSGKPSTTTGQTLVFDNSAKTLSFMSSTGNWPPRYVTSTALMANGPLAGNTSNSQQQQLLQLQVQQHHMLPQQQPVVATATLTRSKAPTTNNNLSSSSTVAKFPNNPPVYSQALIQGNGSVQTSQSKNTGRNPSSLKNMPQQQGRAPPGHTQISFGGDPKSALAPHVQQIVTNNHHSSSTSVAGTPTAGNSRTNATGGGKAGASVNTLQSQQTENSSTRAGQKSSPVCGRNVPSILSTCPNHLPELKY, from the exons GGCAGTGGAAGGTCGCCGACAAGATGATCGGCGTCCCGGTTCCGAGAAAGGCTCGCTCGG CTTCCGCGAAAAGACCTCACGAGAGCTGTGTTTCTGGAAATGGTGGAGTCGGAGAAGAGCCGGCGAAGCCAAGCCCGGAGGTCCGGTCTCCTTCGTCGTCGAACGTCTCAGTTAGGAAAAAGATG AAATCAGGAGAAGGACCACCGCCGAGGACTCGGCCATCGAAGGCCTCCAAGAGCATTTCGGAGGATATTGAGATCGAGATTGCGGAGTTTCTCTTTGGGCTCAAGAAGCAGTCCCAGAGCAACAAGACGCAAGAAAGCAATGGAAACGAGCTCGAGCCCGAAGACACAAAAGGCTCCGCTCATGACTCAAGGACTTCGCTTTCTTCACCACAGTCTGATCCCGCGTTTGGCGTTG GTGCGGTTGAGATAAGTTCAATTGCAGCAAAAGCAGAGAAAGTTGAAAGCGAACAACAGCCGGAAAAAATGGACACTAGTTCACCAAGAGCAAGTTCTCATGAGTCAATGGAATCACAGCACGAGGCAACACTAAAGCGGGAGGATTCAAAACCGTCGGGCATCGAAGACGAAAAGCCCATCTTGGCTCCTCCATGTGCTGAATCGGATGTTCTTTTTGACCATCTTCAAAATTCGACAGCGAGGACAAAAGC AGACCCAGCTCTTCCAGAGGCTGGAAGAAGCAAGCAAGAGGAGAAGTTTGAGATCGATCTGATG ACTGCGTCTCAACAGGCTCTTCCTATGGCGGCGTCTCCAGATAGGGAAGGCAATGGCTTCACCGATTCGATATCGGATCCTAAAGCTCCTgttaaggaagaagaaaaggtaGAGAGATTTGTTAAGGAGGTAGTGGTAGAAGAACCtgaagaggagaagaagaaggagaagaagaggaggaggagggagacAATTGGAGAGAAGCGCGAGTTGCCTAAGCTTGAATTGGAGAAGCCAAATCAAGAGAGTGGCAGTGGTGTTCGTAGTACTAATAAGtcacaacaacaacagcagcagTGGCAGGAGAGCCAAGCTAAAGCTAGCATTCCCAAAGTAGAAAACACCT GTCAATCTGGCTTGACGCCTTTGCCAATTGCTGCAACTGGCTGGCCGAGTGGTCTTCCTCCACTGGG ATGCATGCCACCCTATCAGACAGTTATGCCGATAGAGGGGAATACCCCTTCGACTGCATCGTCACAG CCTCCGCAGTTCCTTCTCTCTCGACCTCGGCCAAAGAGATGTACAACCCACCATTACATTGCTCGCTGCATTCAGTTGCACCAGCAATTTTCGAAGATGAACAATATCTGGCCAGTGCCTGCTGCTACTGCTGCTCTAGGCGGGGCCAAGACAAGCAAACTCAATGTCATGCCTTCTGCTGAAAAAGTGATTGTTGCAAACCCATTCCAAGGAAGCTTTCCAAGCGTGAATCTTAATGCCGTACAGGAAAAAGGGCAGGCTGGAACAAATTTTCCAAGTCATATTGGGAAAGACAAAGGGTCTGAGGCCTTCAACTTGATGGATACAGCACAGAGAAATCCGCTTGTGTTTCAGCAAGCTCCACAGGCAGTCACTGCTGGTAGTTCAATG CATGGCCCTGCTTTCATGTTCCCTATGAGCCAGCATCCACCAGCAGCAGTAGCTAATCAATCTGGGCTTTCTAAACCCTCCAATCCTGCAAAAAATGTGTCATTGCCTAGTAATTCAGCTACTGGACCTCCGGGGAGCTCTTCAGCGCTGCCAGCAGTAACGACAGCTGTGAGCTTTAATTATCCAAATTTTCCACCCAACGAAACTCCATACATGGCAATATTACAGAACAACGTTTACCCATTCCCTATTTCAACTCCTATTGGAACAACATCAGCACTTAGAGGAAGCACACCTGCTCAGACTATGCCTTTCTTAAATGGGTCTTTCTATTCACCTCAAATGTTCCATCTGTCTCAGCTTCAGCAGCTTCAGCAGCAACAGCCCCACTCGCAGCCTCAGGTCCAAGCATGTCATCAGAATACGAGTACTTCAAGTGGTTCATCATCATCCCACAAGCAACCACGAGGGGCCCAAGCTGGGGGAAATAATCTTTTGGCCTCAGCTAGTATGCACTTACAGCAACCACATAAGCAGCATGTGCTACCATCCAATCAATCTCGCAAGCTTGAGGTTGAGATAACTGCAGAGAATCCTCCATCTGTTGCTGATGGCCAATCCTCTCATGCCAAAGAAAGTGTTTATAGGCAGAAGAATTTCACAGTTCCAGTTCAGCCCCTAAATTTTAGGTTGATGCCATCTGCAGGATTGTCTGGCAGTAGTGGAGGAAATCATGGTgagaagcagcagcagcagcagcagcatgGTTTAAAGGGTGCGGTTGAGCTCTTCCCTTCTCCAGCATTTGCCATGTCCTTTGCGGACTTCAACGGAAACAAGACAGCATTTAGTGGAAACAACATGGTTTCAACCCTGAACTTCTCATCCCTACCGCAAAATCCAGTAATATTTCAAAGCCTCCCAGATATGGCTCAGCTAGGTTACCAAGTTACACCTGCACCTCAAGCTGCACAGCAGAAGAGTCACCAGGTTTCTGAGGGGAAGAGTGGAGGTGGTTCGAACACTCCAAACGATGCAAAGAAAGCCACTTCAGGAAAGCCTTCGACAACTACAGGGCAGACCCTTGTTTTTGATAATTCAGCCAAAACTCTTAGCTTTATGTCATCGACAGGAAACTGGCCACCTCGATATGTCACCTCTACTGCACTAATGGCAAATGGTCCCCTTGCTGGTAATACTTCAAATTCTCAACAACAGCAGCTGCTTCAGCTTCAAGTTCAGCAGCACCATATGCTGCCACAGCAGCAGCCTGTTGTGGCGACGGCGACTCTGACTCGAAGTAAAGCGCCAACAACTAACAATAACCTGTCTTCCTCTTCCACTGTTGCCAAGTTTCCAAACAATCCCCCTGTTTACTCGCAAGCTCTAATCCAAGGCAACGGTTCTGTCCAAACTTCTCAGTCAAAAAATACAGGAAGAAACCCGTCTTCCCTCAAGAATATGCCCCAGCAACAAGGCAGAGCTCCACCAGGCCATACCCAGATATCTTTTGGAGGAGATCCGAAGTCAGCATTAGCCCCTCATGTGCAACAAATAGTCACTAATAACCACCATTCTTCATCTACTTCAGTTGCAGGGACTCCAACTGCTGGCAACTCGAGAACAAATGCCACTGGCGGCGGGAAAGCGGGCGCGTCGGTTAATACACTGCAATCCCAACAAACTGAGAATTCCTCAACCAGAGCCGGCCAGAAATCCTCCCCAGTTTGTGGGAGGAATGTACCTTCAATATTAAGTACGTGCCCGAACCACCTACCTGAACTCAAGTATTAG